The Mucilaginibacter mallensis genome has a segment encoding these proteins:
- a CDS encoding YXWGXW repeat-containing protein, translating to MKKLAKACLLITAVLFAAPKVHAQISIGVTISANVAPPALPVYVQPACPTDGYLWVPGYWAYDNDSEDYYWVPGVWVAPPTPGYLWTPAYWGYAGGVYGFHAGYWGRHVGFYGGINYGYGYGGVGFGGGAWSGNTFRYNTAVVNVNTTVVHNTYVDKTVIVNNNVTVNNHNSFNGPGGVTAQPRPEEMAAMKEQHVPPTSQQQSHEHTASQDKSQFASVNNGKPNNAAMNKVGGSHFTPDGQKAPRNNNNNANNNAANNGHQNNDAAKQPNAQQDGHANNNAVKTNDAEKQDQQQAQQQHAQQQQHNQQQQHVQQQQHNQQQQRNQQQHNQQQHNQQQHRQQQQQHKPAPKPHAEQKHEK from the coding sequence ATGAAAAAATTAGCAAAAGCGTGTTTACTTATAACGGCAGTATTATTTGCCGCCCCTAAAGTGCATGCACAAATTAGTATTGGAGTTACAATTTCGGCCAATGTTGCGCCACCGGCATTACCGGTTTACGTACAACCGGCCTGCCCTACCGATGGCTATTTATGGGTGCCTGGTTATTGGGCTTATGATAATGATAGCGAGGATTATTATTGGGTGCCCGGTGTTTGGGTAGCTCCACCAACCCCCGGTTATTTATGGACTCCCGCGTATTGGGGATATGCCGGTGGTGTTTATGGCTTCCACGCTGGTTACTGGGGAAGACATGTCGGTTTTTATGGTGGTATTAACTATGGTTATGGCTATGGCGGCGTTGGTTTTGGCGGCGGAGCATGGTCAGGCAATACCTTCCGTTACAATACCGCGGTAGTTAACGTAAATACTACCGTAGTGCATAATACTTATGTAGATAAAACGGTGATAGTTAATAATAATGTTACGGTGAATAACCATAACAGCTTTAATGGCCCCGGTGGTGTTACAGCACAACCACGCCCCGAAGAAATGGCAGCCATGAAAGAGCAGCATGTGCCTCCAACAAGTCAGCAGCAATCACATGAGCATACTGCCAGCCAGGATAAAAGCCAGTTTGCCTCTGTTAACAATGGCAAGCCAAATAATGCAGCCATGAACAAAGTTGGCGGCAGCCATTTTACGCCTGATGGCCAGAAAGCCCCGCGCAACAATAATAACAATGCGAACAATAATGCTGCAAACAATGGTCATCAAAATAACGATGCTGCCAAACAGCCTAATGCGCAACAGGATGGGCATGCAAATAATAATGCCGTGAAAACTAACGATGCTGAAAAACAAGATCAACAGCAAGCACAGCAGCAACACGCGCAACAGCAGCAGCATAATCAGCAGCAACAACATGTGCAACAGCAGCAACATAACCAGCAGCAACAGCGCAACCAGCAGCAGCATAATCAGCAACAGCATAATCAGCAGCAGCATAGGCAACAACAACAACAGCACAAACCTGCGCCAAAGCCGCATGCTGAACAAAAGCACGAAAAATAA
- a CDS encoding NAD(P)/FAD-dependent oxidoreductase → MNSETTFSYWERSAFIDYADVIIIGSGLVGLSAALHLKKQQPALKVLVLERGFLPTGASTKNAGFACFGTVSEQLASLKQSSEDEVVGMVDYKWRGLQRLRQNLGDANIDFHQNGGYELFMTSETRHADETIERIPYLNKLLQQAIDQPDIYAVANAKIADFGFKGVSRIIYNPYEGQINTGKMMRTLLQRVYEAGILVLNSCAVTKVERLGDGIHLSTSQGSFKTGKLILATNAFASQLFPGLKVVPGRGQVLVTKPITGLKLKGTYHFDKGYYYFRNIDNRILFGGGRNLDFDSEATWEFGHTETVKQQLYAYLNDVILPGQNFEVDYWWSGIMGFGEDINPIVKQIEPSIFCAVRCNGMGIAMGSLVGEEVAQLALAHL, encoded by the coding sequence ATGAATTCGGAAACAACATTTTCATACTGGGAACGCAGCGCTTTTATTGACTATGCCGATGTAATCATTATCGGGAGCGGATTAGTGGGCCTGAGCGCCGCCTTACACTTAAAAAAGCAACAACCAGCCTTAAAGGTATTGGTTTTGGAGCGCGGCTTTTTACCCACCGGCGCAAGCACCAAAAACGCGGGATTTGCCTGCTTTGGCACTGTATCAGAGCAACTTGCGAGCTTAAAGCAATCATCAGAAGATGAGGTTGTGGGCATGGTTGATTATAAATGGCGGGGACTGCAGCGCCTGCGGCAAAATTTGGGCGATGCCAATATAGATTTCCATCAAAACGGGGGCTACGAGTTATTTATGACCAGCGAAACCCGGCATGCCGATGAAACCATCGAACGGATTCCTTACCTCAATAAACTATTACAGCAAGCTATTGACCAACCTGACATTTATGCAGTAGCCAATGCTAAAATTGCCGATTTTGGCTTTAAAGGTGTTAGCCGAATAATTTATAACCCCTATGAAGGCCAGATAAATACAGGAAAAATGATGCGTACTTTACTGCAAAGGGTTTATGAAGCCGGGATACTGGTTTTAAACTCCTGCGCAGTAACAAAGGTTGAACGGCTCGGTGATGGCATCCATCTGTCCACATCGCAGGGCAGTTTTAAAACGGGTAAGCTTATACTGGCAACCAATGCCTTCGCCAGTCAGCTGTTCCCCGGTTTAAAGGTAGTGCCGGGGCGCGGGCAGGTATTGGTGACCAAACCCATAACCGGTTTAAAGCTTAAAGGTACCTATCATTTTGATAAGGGGTATTACTATTTCAGAAATATTGATAACCGCATACTTTTTGGCGGCGGCCGCAACCTTGATTTTGATTCGGAGGCCACATGGGAGTTCGGTCATACCGAAACCGTAAAGCAACAACTCTACGCCTATTTAAATGATGTTATACTGCCCGGTCAGAACTTTGAAGTAGACTACTGGTGGAGCGGCATTATGGGTTTTGGCGAGGATATAAACCCCATAGTTAAACAAATTGAACCCAGCATATTCTGCGCGGTACGCTGCAACGGCATGGGCATAGCCATGGGTAGCTTAGTTGGTGAAGAGGTGGCACAATTGGCGTTGGCTCATTTGTAG
- a CDS encoding acyltransferase family protein codes for MSTALQTDQPAIIPSQKIYYLDHIKVLLTVLVILHHSFITYGGPGGWYYRQPTTSEGALMPMTMFVSTNQSFFMGLFFLLSAYFVEPSLKRKGTKVYLLDRLKRLGIPLVFYSLILSPVLNFMVYHYGDHNPVTFMQFLSGYDGWIQFGVLWFVVALLLFTLLFVALYNLKLTGSRSITKLKAGPVLLFAAGLGLITFFVRLIFPVGWVLKPVGFQFGHFTQYIAMFTIGILARRGNLAEKLDFKLAKRFMWIAVGMLVILFPVLGIIQKVTHAPGTDFNGGWTLLGFLYSFYEQIIGVCIMVALTGISMYKWNKPSKFLATLSRNTFAVYIFHPLILIGLSLLLSTWMVDPVIKLAIVAPGAVIGSFLLAAVIVRIPGVNKVI; via the coding sequence ATGTCAACTGCCCTGCAAACCGACCAGCCTGCAATTATCCCATCGCAGAAGATCTATTACCTGGATCATATAAAAGTGCTGCTTACTGTTTTGGTGATATTGCACCATTCGTTTATTACCTATGGTGGCCCGGGCGGGTGGTATTACAGGCAGCCTACTACCAGCGAGGGTGCGTTAATGCCCATGACTATGTTTGTATCAACCAACCAATCATTCTTTATGGGGCTGTTCTTCCTGTTATCAGCTTATTTTGTGGAGCCATCGCTAAAACGCAAAGGGACTAAGGTTTATTTATTGGACAGGCTGAAAAGACTAGGTATACCGCTGGTATTTTATTCGCTTATCCTATCGCCCGTACTTAATTTTATGGTATACCACTATGGCGATCATAACCCGGTAACCTTTATGCAGTTTTTGAGCGGTTATGATGGCTGGATACAATTTGGGGTGCTGTGGTTTGTTGTAGCGCTGCTATTATTTACGCTGCTATTTGTCGCCTTATATAACTTAAAGCTCACAGGCAGCCGATCTATTACCAAGCTAAAGGCTGGGCCTGTTTTACTATTTGCTGCAGGTTTAGGGCTCATCACGTTTTTTGTCAGGCTGATATTCCCTGTGGGATGGGTGCTGAAGCCTGTTGGCTTTCAGTTTGGGCATTTTACGCAATACATAGCCATGTTTACCATAGGCATACTGGCCCGCCGCGGTAATCTTGCCGAAAAGCTCGACTTTAAACTCGCAAAACGCTTTATGTGGATAGCTGTTGGCATGCTGGTGATCCTGTTCCCGGTATTGGGCATTATACAAAAAGTAACACATGCTCCCGGCACGGATTTTAATGGCGGCTGGACCCTGCTTGGGTTTCTGTACAGCTTTTATGAGCAGATCATTGGTGTTTGTATTATGGTTGCCCTAACCGGTATCAGCATGTATAAGTGGAACAAGCCATCTAAATTTTTAGCCACACTATCGCGCAATACATTCGCGGTGTATATTTTTCACCCGCTGATATTGATTGGCTTATCATTATTGCTGAGCACTTGGATGGTTGATCCGGTGATAAAACTGGCTATTGTGGCGCCTGGCGCAGTGATCGGCTCGTTTTTACTGGCGGCGGTTATTGTGAGGATACCGGGGGTAAATAAGGTGATATAG
- a CDS encoding zinc metallopeptidase encodes MNQIALITGYIGPGSAWFLMIVIAIVSFIVQWRFKSKFKQYSEIGLLSGLSGADVAEKMLRDNGIYDVQVISVEGQLTDHYNPETKTVNLSPDVFYSRSVAAAAVAAHECGHAVQHARSYAWLSLRTSLVPVINVASTLTQWTLFLGVMLLFFTHNPFVLAIGVAALALVTLFSFITLPVEFDASKRALAWLNNNYSIMQTREEHEQAKDALWWAAMTYVVAALSALATLMYYASFLLNRRN; translated from the coding sequence ATGAATCAGATAGCATTAATTACAGGATATATTGGTCCGGGTTCGGCCTGGTTCCTTATGATCGTTATTGCGATAGTAAGTTTTATTGTGCAATGGCGATTCAAAAGCAAATTTAAGCAATATTCAGAGATCGGCCTGCTTTCCGGCCTTTCAGGTGCCGATGTAGCCGAAAAGATGTTGCGGGATAATGGCATTTACGATGTACAGGTAATATCAGTTGAAGGGCAATTAACCGACCATTATAATCCCGAAACAAAGACGGTTAACCTTAGTCCGGATGTATTTTATAGTCGGAGTGTAGCTGCGGCGGCCGTTGCGGCGCATGAATGCGGCCATGCCGTACAACATGCCCGGTCATACGCATGGCTGAGCTTGCGCACATCACTTGTGCCGGTTATCAACGTGGCATCAACCTTAACACAGTGGACCTTATTTTTAGGGGTGATGCTGTTGTTTTTTACACATAACCCTTTTGTGCTGGCCATAGGTGTTGCCGCGCTGGCATTGGTAACACTGTTCAGTTTTATTACACTGCCGGTTGAGTTTGATGCCAGCAAGCGCGCATTAGCATGGTTGAATAACAATTACTCTATTATGCAAACCCGCGAGGAGCATGAGCAAGCCAAAGACGCACTTTGGTGGGCCGCCATGACCTATGTTGTTGCAGCCCTCAGCGCGCTGGCTACCTTAATGTATTACGCATCGTTTTTACTGAACAGGCGGAATTAA